A section of the Hevea brasiliensis isolate MT/VB/25A 57/8 chromosome 17, ASM3005281v1, whole genome shotgun sequence genome encodes:
- the LOC110672160 gene encoding oxysterol-binding protein-related protein 4C-like — MVTEGNVVLTKPMTLEGDSDVYQAPNLVRRILSLFKNVRPGSDLTNFQLPPLFNIPKSHLQCYGESVYAVGEDLLHKCNSAENSQERFISVVAWSISLTRPTIFGCAPYNPILGETHHVSKVSLNVLLEQVSHHPPVSALHATDEKENIEMIWCHNPVPKFYGIKVEAEVHGRKQLKLLNHGETYAMNSPSLLIKFLPPGLDWFGNVKIHCQETSLEAELCYSTNSFLGHRGAHSIKGRIYQSSSMKTLYEVKGHWNSIVTVKDTNNGKERVIYNAKEVISGLKTPTVKDPQGVLPSESAAVWSAVSEGIQSKNWEKAREVKKAVEEKQRELVKDRNSRGQTWVPKHFNLSYTKEGGWDCSPIHTWVPPAPIVVPL, encoded by the exons GTTACGGAAGGCAATGTTGTCCTTACGAAGCCGATGACACTAGAGGGAGACTCCGATGTTTATCAAGCTCCTAATCTCGTTCGACGGATTTTAAGTCTATTTAAAAATGTACGGCCAGGATCAGATCTCACAAACTTTCAG TTGCCACCACTTTTCAACATTCCAAAGTCACACCTCCAATGTTATGGTGAATCTGTGTATGCTGTGGGTGAAGATTTGCTGCATAAGTGCAACAGTGCAGAGAACTCACAAGAAAGATTTATATCTGTAGTGGCATGGAGCATTTCTCTTACTCGTCCTACTATCTTTGGTTGTGCACCTTACAACCCTATTCTTGGAGAGACTCATCATGTCTCTAAGGTAAGCCTCAATGTTCTGCTAGAGCAG GTTTCACATCACCCGCCAGTTTCTGCACTGCATGCAACGGATGAGAAAGAAAACATTGAGATGATTTGGTGCCACAATCCAGTTCCTAAATTCTATG GGATTAAAGTGGAAGCTGAAGTGCATGGAAGAAAGCAGCTCAAGCTACTAAATCATGGAGAAACTTATGCGATGAATTCACCAAGTTTGTTGATTAAATTTCTACCACCTGGTCTTGATTGGTTTGGCAATGTTAAGATTCACTGCCAGGAGACTAGCCTTGAAGCTGAGCTATGTTACTCAACCAATTCTTTCCTAGGACACAGAGGAGCCCATTCCATTAAAGGAAGGATCTACCAATCATCTTCTATGAAGACTCTTTATGAGGTTAAGGGACATTGGAACAG CATTGTGACAGTGAAGGACACCAATAATGGGAAAGAGAGAGTTATTTACAATGCAAAAGAAGTAATCTCAGGGTTGAAAACTCCAACAGTTAAGGATCCTCAG GGAGTTTTGCCAAGCGAATCAGCTGCAGTGTGGAGTGCAGTTAGTGAAGGGATACAGAGCAAAAACTGGGAGAAAGCAAGGGAAGTAAAGAAAGCTGTTGAGGAAAAACAGAGAGAACTTGTGAAAGACAGGAATTCAAGAGGACAAACTTGGGTTCCTAAACATTTCAATTTATCTTACACCAAGGAAGGTGGTTGGGACTGCTCACCTATTCACACATGGGTGCCACCAGCTCCCATTGTTGTCCCCCTTTGA